In Pseudomonas campi, the sequence GCTGGCTCTCACGCTCGAGCAGGATGGTCTTGCCGTGCGCGGCGAGGAAGTAGCCGGTGGAAGCACCGGCAATCCCCGCGCCGATGATCAGATACTCGGCGTCGATCACCGCGCTCATTGGTCCTGCTCCCGCAGCTGGTAGAGGGCGTTGGCCAGAGCCATGTCTTCCAGGCCGAGACCGATGGAGCGGAAGAATACCGGGCGCTGGTAGTCCGGCTTGGGCGCCAGGCCGCTGAGCAGCTCGGGCAGATCGCCACGGATGCTGCTGCGGCTCCAGCCGGTTTCTGCCGCCAGGAGCATCTCGCCGGCCGCGCCGGGAGTGGTGGCGCGGTAGTCGCAATACACGTCCATGCCGGCCAGGCTGGCGGGCGGCACCTCATGGGCACGCGGTGCGTTGGTGCTGATCGAGGTGATCAGCGCGGCGCGGCCCAGGGCCAGCGGATCGAGCAGGGCCTGGGCCGAGGAGGTGCACAGCAGAATCACTTCGGCGTCGGCCACGGCGGCTTCCTGGCTGTCGCACAGTTGCAGGCGGCTATCCAGCGTCTGCAGCTCGGCGCGCGCGGCGGCGCTGCGGCTGGCCAGGCTTGGCGAGTACAGGCGGATGCTCTGCCATTCGCGCAGATCTTTCACGTAATGCAGGTGGGCGCGGGCCACCGCGCCGCTGCCGATGATCGCCAGGTGGCGAGCGCCGGCCGGTGCCAGTTCGTCGACCGCCAGGGCAGTGGTGGCGGCGGTGCGTGCGGTGGTCAGGCTGTGGGCGTCGCACAGCAGCAGCGGCTGGCCGCTGCGCATCGACATCAGCAGGGTCCAGGCGGTAACCACGGCGCCGTGCGGGCCGGGGATATAGGGCGAGGTCTTGACCCCATACACACCATCCTCGGCCAGCACACCCAGGTAATTGATGAAGTCGCCGCCCGCAGGGAATTCCACCAGTTGCTGTGCCGGTTGCACGGCCTGGCCGCTGGCCAGGCTGCGGAACATGCTGCGCAGGGCTGCCGGCACGTCGATGCGGGCGAGCAGGCGTTCGGCTTCGGCCTGGTGGATCACATAGGGCGTCGGGCTGGACATGGGTGGGCGCTCCGCTGGATTGGGAATAAACTTATTTGTCTATATTGGACTTTTAAGTATTTTCCAGCAAGGCCGCTGGTCTGTGCATGGCGCTTGCGCGAACGAGTGTGTCGCATCGATTCGGGGCGCATGCATCGTCTTCAGTTCCACTGCGTAATCGTGGCGGCTAAAGGGTTTTCCCAGGGTGTAGGGTGGATGACGCCTTGCTCATCCACCACGGATCCCGCTCGGTGGATCGGTGAAGCCTGATCCACCCTACGTCGTATGCCCTGCGGGCTGGTTCAGATCGCCCCGCCAGCCTTCAGGGCAGCGATCTGTTCGGTGCTGTAACCCAGCCGGCCAAGTACCTCCGCGTTGTGCTCGCCCAGCTCGGGGCCGGTCCATTCCACTGCGCCGGGTGTGTCGCTGAGCTTGGGCACGATGCCGGGCATCTTGAACGGCTTGCCGTCCGGCAGCTTGGCCGAGAGAAACATCTCGCGGGCGAGGAATTGCGGGTCCTTGAACATGTCTTCGGCGGAATAGATGCGGCTGGCCGGCACTTCGGCGCGCACCAGGGTAGCCTCCACCTCGCTCAGTGGCAGGCTGGCGGTCCAGCGGTCGATCACTCCGTACAGTTCATCGCGGCGGGCGTCGCGGCCGGCGTTGTCGGCGAGCGTCGGGTCATCGGCCAGGTCCGCACGGCCTATAGCGCGCATGAAGCGCTGGAAGATCGCATCGCCATTGGCGCCGATCTGGATGTGCTTGCCGTCGGCGCAGGTGTGTATGGAAGAGGGTGTGATGCCGGGCATGATGTTGCCGGTGCGCTCGCGGATGAAACCGAACACGTCGAACTCCGGGACCATGCTTTCCATCATGGCGAAGATCGCCTCGTACAGTGCCACGTCGACCACCTGACCCTGGCCACCGTTGACCTCGCGATGACGCAGCGCCATCAAGGCGCCGATCACCCCCCACAGTGCGGCAATCGAGTCGCCGATGCTGATGCCGGTGCGCACCGGCGGGCGGTCCTCGAAACCGGTGATGTAACGCAGCCCGCCCATGGATTCACCCACCGCGCCGAAGCCCGGCTGGTCGTGCATCGGCCCGGTCTGGCCGAAGCCGGACAGGCGCACCATCACCAGCTTGGGGTTGAGCGCATGCAGCACGTCCCAGCCGAGGCCGAGCTTCTCCAGCACGCCGGGGCGGAAGTTCTCGATCAGGATATCGGCCTCGCTCAGCAGCTTCTTCAGCACCTCACGCCCGGCCTCGTGCTTGAGGTTGAGGGTAAGCGACTGTTTGTTGCGCGCCTGCACGAACCACCACAGCGAGGTGCCCTCGTACAGCTTGCGCCACTTGCGCAACGGGTCGCCGCCATCCGGCGACTCGACCTTGACCACCTCGGCACCGAACTCGGCGCAGATGCGCGAGGCAAACGGCCCGGCGATCAGGGTGCCGAGTTCGACCACTTTCAGGCCGGCGAGGGGTTTGCTGGGAATCATGGCGGCTCCGGGGCGGTAGGGGAGCGCATAAGCCTATGCGATTGTGCTGGTCCTTGGGAAAATCCACTTCGCTGGTGCAGCGTTTTGCGGTTAAATCGCGCTCTGCGAAAGGATGCGCACTTCTATCTGGCCGGGATGGCTTTCCCTCCTGCTGTTCTGTTCATCCTCCTTCTCAACGTATTCCGCGTCGGCGCTGGTCGTCGCGCGGGCATGCATTCGCCTGTCAAACGGTCGTTTTAAAACATTACATGTGATCTGTTGATTCGTTACATGTGATTAATTAATCTGCATCCATGGAAAGCAAATCATCAGCCCATTACCAGCGTCTTTTTCGTCAGCGCCTGCGCGAGCAGGGCTTGGTGAAGAAGGAAGTCTGGATATTGCCCGAGCACGCCCATGTGCTCGCGGCGCTTGAGCGGAAACTGCGCCAGCCTCAGTCGGGGTTGGCCTCTATGGAGAAGGAGGGGGATATGAGCATGCCTCAGGTCTGGACTGCGCAAGCCTTGTTTGAAGCGCTGTCGACAGCGGAGCTGTTCACTGATGGGCGTGCGGCG encodes:
- a CDS encoding CaiB/BaiF CoA transferase family protein, which codes for MIPSKPLAGLKVVELGTLIAGPFASRICAEFGAEVVKVESPDGGDPLRKWRKLYEGTSLWWFVQARNKQSLTLNLKHEAGREVLKKLLSEADILIENFRPGVLEKLGLGWDVLHALNPKLVMVRLSGFGQTGPMHDQPGFGAVGESMGGLRYITGFEDRPPVRTGISIGDSIAALWGVIGALMALRHREVNGGQGQVVDVALYEAIFAMMESMVPEFDVFGFIRERTGNIMPGITPSSIHTCADGKHIQIGANGDAIFQRFMRAIGRADLADDPTLADNAGRDARRDELYGVIDRWTASLPLSEVEATLVRAEVPASRIYSAEDMFKDPQFLAREMFLSAKLPDGKPFKMPGIVPKLSDTPGAVEWTGPELGEHNAEVLGRLGYSTEQIAALKAGGAI
- a CDS encoding ornithine cyclodeaminase family protein; protein product: MSSPTPYVIHQAEAERLLARIDVPAALRSMFRSLASGQAVQPAQQLVEFPAGGDFINYLGVLAEDGVYGVKTSPYIPGPHGAVVTAWTLLMSMRSGQPLLLCDAHSLTTARTAATTALAVDELAPAGARHLAIIGSGAVARAHLHYVKDLREWQSIRLYSPSLASRSAAARAELQTLDSRLQLCDSQEAAVADAEVILLCTSSAQALLDPLALGRAALITSISTNAPRAHEVPPASLAGMDVYCDYRATTPGAAGEMLLAAETGWSRSSIRGDLPELLSGLAPKPDYQRPVFFRSIGLGLEDMALANALYQLREQDQ